The following coding sequences lie in one Wolbachia endosymbiont strain TRS of Brugia malayi genomic window:
- the gyrA gene encoding DNA gyrase subunit A has product MQDNIVPISIVKELEDSYLSYAMSVIISRAIPDVRDGFKPVHRRILYAMSKAGYDAGKPYKKAARIVGDVMGKYHPHGDAAIYDSLVRMAQDFSLLLPLIDGQGNFGSVDGDPPASMRYTEARLQGVSHFLLNDIDENTVDFRPNYDGNESEPVVLPAEFPNLLVNGASGVAVGMATNIPPHNLGEIIDACVLYIDNHEVTLDELLKVVPGPDFPTGGTILGRSGIRSAFATGRGSIVIQGKTHIEDLPQDRQAIVIDEIPYQVNKVKLIEKIGELVKEEKINGITEIRDESDKSGIRVVIDLRKNAAADFILNQILGLTPLRSSFSVNTLVLNNNRPVLMSLKEIIVAFVDFRKEVLIRRTEFRLRKTREKAHIYIGLYIAVLSIDEVIKIVRGTKDPEEANKKLLNKEWKTSAEINTIIGLISDSMSFLKDGVYRLTELQTKAILDIKLQRLTGLERDKLEAELNSMVNLVKEYIAFLGSEEKLMKEIKNNLQEVRNRFAVPRKTVIEESDADIEVEDLIPQEDMVVTVTMNGYIKRVKLSHYRTQRRGGKGKLGQGLKEEDVITKLFVGNTHTSLLFFSNIGRVYRLKVYKLPLAEPTARGRALVNIFPLADGETITNIMPLPSESDESQNIVFATAHGNIRRNSLADFHYIPSNGKIAIKLDEGDKLVSVKVCNETDHVLLSTMLGKSIRFIVSDVRQFKSRNSDGVRGIKLAKNDSVISMTILNGIGVTTETKELYLKVPLAKRLETAVNNSIDSKLEKVLNDLGIDNKLFLKLAANEEFILTITENGFGKRTSAYEYRVTNRGGIGITNILTTNRNGNVVASFPVEQDDNIMLITDKGKLIRISVNGIRIAGRSTQGVTLFKTESREKVVSAAKIEDPGSTEENMPEIGDSASS; this is encoded by the coding sequence ATGCAAGACAATATAGTACCAATTTCAATAGTGAAAGAACTGGAAGATTCTTATCTCTCCTACGCAATGAGTGTGATTATAAGCCGTGCTATACCTGACGTGCGAGATGGATTTAAACCTGTTCATAGGCGCATATTATATGCAATGTCGAAGGCTGGATACGATGCTGGCAAGCCATATAAAAAGGCAGCTCGTATAGTTGGGGATGTAATGGGGAAATATCATCCACACGGTGATGCAGCTATTTATGATTCCTTAGTCAGAATGGCTCAAGATTTTTCTCTTCTTCTACCACTTATTGATGGGCAAGGTAACTTTGGTTCGGTAGATGGAGATCCACCAGCTTCAATGCGATACACAGAAGCAAGACTTCAAGGAGTGTCACACTTCTTATTGAATGACATTGATGAAAATACAGTTGACTTTAGACCAAACTACGACGGAAACGAATCTGAGCCTGTTGTACTGCCTGCAGAATTTCCGAATTTGTTAGTAAATGGTGCAAGTGGTGTTGCAGTTGGTATGGCAACCAATATTCCTCCTCATAATCTTGGAGAAATAATTGACGCCTGCGTGTTATACATAGACAACCATGAAGTAACCTTAGATGAATTGCTTAAAGTAGTACCAGGGCCAGATTTTCCGACAGGAGGAACAATTCTTGGTAGGTCTGGAATAAGATCAGCGTTTGCTACAGGTCGAGGCTCAATTGTTATACAAGGTAAAACTCATATAGAAGACCTGCCACAAGATAGGCAAGCAATAGTTATTGATGAAATACCTTACCAAGTAAATAAAGTGAAATTAATTGAGAAAATCGGTGAACTTGTAAAAGAAGAGAAAATTAATGGCATAACAGAAATTAGGGATGAGTCTGATAAGTCTGGTATTAGGGTAGTGATTGACCTTAGAAAAAATGCTGCAGCAGATTTTATACTGAATCAAATACTAGGACTTACTCCTCTAAGAAGTAGCTTTAGCGTTAATACTTTAGTTCTCAACAACAATAGACCTGTTTTGATGTCATTAAAAGAAATCATAGTTGCTTTTGTTGACTTTAGAAAAGAAGTATTAATCAGGAGGACAGAATTTCGTTTGAGAAAAACGAGAGAAAAAGCCCACATATATATAGGACTTTATATTGCGGTCTTGAGCATAGATGAAGTGATAAAAATCGTCCGAGGTACAAAAGACCCTGAGGAAGCAAACAAGAAGCTCTTAAATAAAGAGTGGAAAACCTCAGCTGAAATAAACACAATTATTGGCTTGATTTCAGATAGCATGAGCTTTTTGAAAGATGGAGTGTATAGATTAACCGAGTTACAGACGAAAGCCATTCTTGACATAAAATTGCAACGTTTAACGGGTCTCGAAAGAGATAAATTAGAAGCTGAGCTAAATTCAATGGTTAACCTGGTAAAAGAATATATCGCTTTTCTTGGTTCAGAAGAGAAATTAATGAAAGAAATAAAAAATAATTTACAAGAAGTAAGGAACAGATTTGCCGTACCACGCAAAACTGTAATAGAAGAATCAGATGCAGACATTGAGGTAGAAGATCTAATCCCACAAGAGGATATGGTGGTAACAGTGACCATGAATGGTTACATTAAGCGCGTGAAGCTCTCTCACTATAGGACTCAGCGTCGTGGTGGAAAAGGAAAGTTAGGACAGGGGCTAAAAGAAGAGGATGTAATCACAAAATTGTTTGTTGGGAACACCCACACTAGCCTTTTATTCTTTTCCAATATTGGCAGAGTTTATAGATTAAAAGTTTATAAATTACCTCTTGCGGAGCCAACTGCACGTGGAAGAGCACTTGTTAACATATTCCCTCTTGCTGATGGTGAAACAATTACCAATATAATGCCACTGCCAAGTGAGAGTGATGAAAGTCAAAATATAGTTTTTGCTACTGCTCATGGAAACATAAGGCGTAACTCTTTAGCTGACTTTCACTATATTCCAAGCAATGGGAAAATAGCAATAAAGCTCGATGAAGGAGATAAATTAGTATCGGTCAAAGTATGCAACGAAACTGATCATGTTTTACTTTCAACAATGCTTGGGAAAAGTATTAGATTTATTGTAAGCGACGTGCGTCAATTCAAAAGCCGCAATTCGGATGGCGTAAGAGGTATCAAACTTGCAAAAAACGATAGTGTGATATCTATGACCATACTAAACGGTATAGGCGTTACAACAGAAACAAAAGAGCTTTATCTAAAAGTTCCACTAGCAAAAAGACTAGAAACTGCAGTTAATAACTCCATTGATTCTAAATTAGAAAAAGTTTTGAACGATTTAGGAATAGATAACAAATTATTCTTAAAACTTGCAGCGAATGAAGAGTTTATACTAACTATTACTGAAAATGGCTTTGGTAAAAGAACTTCTGCATATGAGTACAGAGTAACCAACAGGGGCGGTATTGGTATTACCAATATTCTTACTACCAACAGAAACGGCAATGTCGTTGCTAGCTTTCCAGTTGAGCAGGATGACAATATAATGCTTATTACAGATAAAGGAAAGTTAATCCGCATTTCAGTCAACGGAATTAGAATAGCAGGACGTAGTACTCAGGGGGTCACTCTATTTAAAACAGAGAGTAGAGAAAAGGTAGTGTCAGCGGCAAAAATTGAAGATCCTGGTTCTACTGAAGAAAATATGCCTGAGATTGGAGATTCTGCGTCTTCTTAG
- the petA gene encoding ubiquinol-cytochrome c reductase iron-sulfur subunit, whose translation MNKKLTENKKPLVDKEDKKTPPVKGFTKKNKSRRDFITLTTCAMASIGTVSGLWPLIKSMNPSAEVLAMSTVEVNLSGIQEGHGIKVKWQGKPVFIRRRTKQEIKAARVVNVEDLRDPQSDEQRVHKGKDEWLIMVGVCTHLGCVPVEHATKDGNGWFCPCHGSYYDTSGRVIGGPAPKNMVVPDYFFPNENVVVIGKKA comes from the coding sequence ATGAACAAGAAATTAACTGAGAATAAAAAACCGCTGGTAGACAAGGAAGATAAAAAAACACCTCCTGTTAAAGGTTTTACTAAAAAAAATAAGAGCAGGAGAGATTTTATAACATTAACTACATGCGCTATGGCAAGTATAGGAACTGTAAGTGGGCTTTGGCCACTGATTAAGTCTATGAACCCTTCCGCCGAAGTCTTGGCAATGTCTACAGTTGAAGTTAATTTATCTGGAATCCAAGAAGGACACGGAATAAAAGTAAAATGGCAAGGTAAACCAGTATTTATTCGCAGACGTACAAAGCAAGAAATTAAAGCTGCAAGAGTTGTGAATGTAGAGGATTTGAGGGATCCTCAGTCAGATGAGCAAAGAGTACACAAAGGAAAAGATGAATGGCTAATTATGGTTGGAGTATGTACACACCTTGGATGTGTACCAGTTGAACATGCTACAAAAGATGGAAATGGTTGGTTTTGCCCTTGCCACGGTTCATATTACGATACATCTGGTCGAGTAATTGGAGGCCCTGCACCAAAAAATATGGTTGTACCTGATTATTTTTTTCCAAATGAAAATGTTGTGGTAATTGGCAAAAAGGCTTAA